From Onychostoma macrolepis isolate SWU-2019 chromosome 19, ASM1243209v1, whole genome shotgun sequence, a single genomic window includes:
- the LOC131525808 gene encoding uncharacterized protein LOC131525808, which produces MLSILLLFCFVKYSGTPPVGTSTISVTGEKGGNTTLQCQFEAKKISYISLNSLSENIDVCQTEECSGQIFKQGNCDVVFKNLCFSDAGTYMLNIYYHNDQAELERQIRTYQLHIQDVVSVKTGEELKLDVLSNADKVQHQSRRSTGWMKVWSRTDGGQSERTTISDVNLIISYFTARDSGTCRVLDPDGEIIITVTVTESGTESKEKMHNTDDVKSNDAIYSSDA; this is translated from the exons AT GTTGAGCATTCTGCTGcttttttgctttgtcaaaTATAGCG GAACCCCTCCTGTAGGAACCAGCACTATATCTGTGACAGGAGAAAAGGGAGGAAACACCACACTGCAATGCCAATTTGAGGCCAAAAAGATTTCTTACATTAGTTTAAATAGTCTGTCAGAAAACATTGATGTTTGTCAGACTGAAGAATGTAGTggacaaatatttaaacaaggAAACTGTGACGTCGTCTTCAAGAATCTGTGCTTCAGTGATGCTGGGACATATATGTTGAATATCTATTACCACAATGATCAGGCAGAGCTGGAGCGACAAATCAGGACGTACCAACTTCATATTCAGG ATGTGGTTTCTGTGAAAACAGGTGAGGAGCTGAAGTTGGATGTTCTGTCAAACGCTGATAAAGTGCAGCATCAGAGCAGAAGAAGCACCGGGTGGATGAAGGTCTGGAGCAGAACTGATGGAGGTCAGAGTGAACGAACCACCATCAGTGATGTAAACCTGATCATTAGTTATTTTACAGCTAGAGACTCAGGAACATGCAGAGTTCTGGACCCTGATGGAGAAATCATAATCACAGTGACAGTCACAG AATCAGGTACAGAATCAAAGGAAAAAATGCACAACACAGATGATGTAAAATCTAATGATGCAATATATA